One window of Candidatus Marinarcus aquaticus genomic DNA carries:
- the nirB gene encoding nitrite reductase large subunit NirB yields MKEKLVVIGNGMSGLRTIEDLLELESTKYDITVFGEEPHVNYNRIMLSYILSKEKSFEDTIINHPKWYEQNGITLHKGDKIVNINTNNKTVISESGEVVSYDKLLIATGSKPFIPKTQGSSLNNVIAFRTKADVDAILNTIDASKTAVVVGGGLLGLEAAYGVAMHNIKTILVHRSGSILSQQLDSTGGRLLQKNLEKYGIEFKLDTTIDLINGHREVEEVVFSDGSKVESNLVVFATGIIPNTSLAQEANIACNKGIVVDDFLQTSYENIYAIGECVEHNGNTYGLVAPLYEQAKVLAKILAGKKTEGYSGSTLSTRLKISGVDLFSAGDYLGDETTEELILLDEKVGIYKKLVIYENRIIGIVLYGDTADASWYLKLLKEHTNISDLRTKILFGKSALGDSGHGGNDVNAMSDDEEVCGCNGVCKGDIVKAIKDKDLKSLNEVKACTKAGASCGSCLGLVEQILVNTLGDEYDSQPEGICGCTTLGHKEIKQSILEGEFENVYEVFKKLDWKTQDGCAKCRPAVNYYLLVKYNDDKYTNDKRSALINDRVSANIQKDGTYSVVPRIWGGLTSPKELQDIAQIAVKYDVPTVKFTGGQRLDMLGVKKEQLEPMWKDLNDCGFVSGQAYAKGLRTVKTCVGNQWCRFGTQDSMQMGIDIERLTWGSWTPHKYKIAVSGCPRNCAEATIKDFGIIGVDSGWEIHVAGNGGIKVRVTDLLCKVETDEELIEYVKAFMQFYREDAYYLERTAHWVERVGLQYVKDTLFDKEKLDYYARRFEESQKSAQVDPWAKSIDEGFTKEFDAIVIDTKDLPNYESKEN; encoded by the coding sequence ATGAAAGAAAAACTAGTTGTTATTGGAAATGGAATGAGCGGTCTTCGAACCATTGAAGACCTTTTGGAGTTAGAGAGTACGAAGTATGATATCACAGTTTTTGGTGAAGAACCTCATGTAAACTATAACCGTATCATGCTCTCTTATATTTTATCAAAAGAGAAAAGCTTTGAAGATACGATTATTAACCATCCTAAATGGTATGAGCAAAATGGCATCACGCTTCACAAAGGCGATAAAATTGTTAATATCAATACCAATAATAAAACCGTTATCAGTGAAAGTGGAGAGGTGGTTTCGTATGACAAGCTTCTGATTGCTACGGGTTCGAAACCTTTTATTCCTAAAACGCAAGGAAGCAGTTTAAATAATGTGATTGCATTTAGAACCAAAGCAGACGTGGATGCTATTTTAAATACGATTGATGCAAGTAAAACAGCTGTGGTTGTGGGTGGTGGTCTCTTAGGACTTGAAGCGGCATACGGAGTTGCCATGCATAATATTAAAACCATTTTAGTGCACCGAAGTGGCTCAATCCTTTCTCAACAACTGGATTCTACAGGTGGTCGACTGCTTCAAAAGAATTTAGAGAAATATGGTATTGAGTTTAAGCTTGATACAACCATAGACTTAATTAATGGACACAGGGAAGTTGAAGAGGTTGTTTTCAGTGATGGTTCCAAAGTTGAATCCAATCTGGTGGTTTTTGCAACGGGGATTATTCCCAATACTTCTTTAGCACAAGAGGCCAATATTGCTTGCAATAAAGGTATTGTGGTGGATGATTTTTTACAAACAAGTTATGAAAATATTTATGCCATTGGAGAGTGTGTAGAGCACAATGGCAATACGTATGGTTTAGTGGCACCACTGTATGAACAAGCCAAAGTCTTAGCAAAGATTTTAGCGGGAAAAAAAACTGAAGGATACAGTGGTTCAACACTCTCAACACGACTTAAAATTTCAGGTGTGGATTTGTTCAGTGCAGGGGATTATTTGGGAGATGAAACCACTGAAGAGTTGATTTTATTGGATGAAAAAGTGGGTATTTATAAGAAGTTGGTCATCTATGAAAACAGAATCATCGGAATTGTTTTATATGGAGATACAGCAGATGCCTCATGGTACTTAAAACTTTTAAAAGAGCATACGAATATCTCTGATTTACGAACGAAGATTTTATTTGGAAAATCGGCATTGGGTGACAGTGGTCATGGTGGCAATGACGTTAATGCCATGAGTGATGATGAAGAGGTGTGCGGATGTAATGGAGTGTGTAAAGGCGACATTGTAAAGGCCATTAAAGATAAAGATTTAAAATCGCTCAATGAAGTTAAAGCGTGTACAAAAGCAGGCGCTTCATGTGGTTCTTGTTTAGGACTTGTTGAGCAGATTTTAGTGAATACTTTAGGAGATGAATACGACAGTCAACCTGAAGGTATTTGTGGTTGTACGACTCTAGGACATAAAGAGATTAAACAAAGCATCCTTGAAGGTGAGTTTGAAAATGTGTATGAAGTGTTTAAAAAACTCGATTGGAAAACGCAAGACGGGTGTGCAAAATGTCGACCAGCTGTGAACTACTATCTGCTTGTTAAATACAACGACGATAAATACACCAATGACAAACGAAGTGCCTTAATCAATGACCGAGTCTCTGCAAATATTCAAAAAGATGGTACGTATTCTGTGGTTCCAAGAATTTGGGGAGGTTTGACTTCTCCTAAAGAGTTACAAGACATTGCTCAAATTGCCGTCAAATATGATGTGCCTACAGTAAAATTCACAGGTGGTCAACGTCTTGATATGTTGGGCGTTAAAAAAGAGCAACTTGAACCCATGTGGAAGGATTTAAATGATTGTGGGTTTGTCTCAGGACAAGCCTATGCCAAAGGATTACGAACTGTTAAAACATGTGTAGGAAATCAATGGTGTCGATTTGGTACACAAGACTCGATGCAAATGGGAATTGATATAGAGAGACTCACTTGGGGAAGTTGGACACCTCACAAGTATAAAATTGCAGTATCTGGATGTCCAAGAAACTGTGCTGAAGCAACCATCAAAGATTTTGGAATCATTGGTGTGGATTCTGGTTGGGAGATACATGTTGCAGGAAATGGTGGTATCAAGGTGCGAGTAACCGATTTACTGTGTAAAGTAGAAACCGATGAAGAGCTCATAGAGTATGTTAAAGCCTTTATGCAGTTTTACAGAGAGGACGCGTATTATTTAGAGAGAACCGCACATTGGGTAGAGCGAGTAGGGTTACAATATGTTAAAGACACACTCTTTGATAAAGAAAAACTTGATTACTATGCACGACGATTTGAGGAGTCTCAAAAGAGTGCACAAGTAGACCCTTGGGCAAAATCAATTGATGAAGGTTTCACCAAAGAGTTTGATGCCATTGTGATTGATACAAAAGATCTACCAAATTATGAAAGTAAGGAGAACTGA
- a CDS encoding c-type heme family protein — MFTLFLLLLFILIGTTIKDSYKVQENLLYENLKNKAVTIFNLIVDMRHWNAQYDGVYIKSEELEPNPYLNPNFILSQKGERLVWVNPAFMTRQISEIASKRAGFRLKITSNKLINKNNAPDEYEKKMLDRFDKTPDVPYYWTIEKDVFKFMGALKTEPDCLKCHAHQGYKIGDVRGAISIYFDTSDELEQLTTLQKDKEQTIIFLILATIGTIITFVIYQRLKAKDEQEISNLNHTLELKVKELDDFNKTLHNKVQEEVGKQREKEKLLIQQSKLAALGEMIGNVAHQWRQPISAVSAIMMNIKWTAMDQGLNTTFLEERIQEANEQLKYMSQTIDDFRNFFKPNKEKSYFDLKKECRNAIKILNATLQHHNINLQLFSSKDMIAYGYANEFSQVVLNIISNAKDVLLERKIQKPRIEIHIYKDEHSVHCEINDNAGGISLEYIDRIFEPYFTTKELNGTGIGLYIAKEIIHKHMKGTLKVKNSDKGAVFIISVPKGDSLCNH, encoded by the coding sequence ATGTTTACCCTCTTTTTATTATTGTTATTCATCTTAATTGGGACAACCATTAAAGATTCTTATAAAGTACAAGAGAACTTGTTGTATGAAAACTTAAAGAATAAAGCCGTGACAATTTTTAATCTCATTGTAGACATGCGTCATTGGAATGCGCAATATGATGGCGTATATATAAAATCTGAAGAGTTAGAACCCAATCCATACTTAAACCCAAATTTTATCTTATCGCAAAAAGGAGAGAGACTGGTTTGGGTCAATCCTGCATTTATGACACGCCAAATCTCAGAGATTGCGAGTAAACGAGCTGGTTTTCGATTAAAAATCACCAGTAATAAGCTCATCAATAAAAACAATGCCCCCGATGAATATGAAAAAAAGATGCTCGACAGATTTGATAAAACCCCTGATGTTCCATACTACTGGACCATTGAAAAAGATGTCTTTAAATTTATGGGAGCTTTAAAAACAGAACCTGACTGTTTAAAGTGTCATGCACATCAAGGGTATAAAATAGGCGATGTACGAGGAGCCATCAGCATCTATTTTGATACCTCCGATGAGCTTGAACAACTCACTACATTGCAAAAAGACAAAGAACAGACCATTATTTTTCTTATATTGGCCACCATTGGTACCATCATCACTTTTGTCATTTATCAACGTTTAAAAGCAAAAGATGAACAAGAGATTTCAAACTTAAATCATACCTTAGAACTGAAAGTCAAAGAGTTGGATGATTTTAATAAAACCTTACATAATAAAGTTCAAGAAGAGGTGGGCAAACAACGAGAAAAAGAGAAGTTATTGATTCAACAATCCAAGCTTGCGGCTTTGGGTGAGATGATAGGCAATGTGGCACACCAATGGCGACAACCTATCAGTGCAGTCAGTGCTATTATGATGAATATCAAGTGGACAGCAATGGATCAAGGATTGAATACAACATTTTTAGAAGAACGTATTCAAGAGGCCAATGAACAACTCAAATATATGTCTCAAACCATTGATGATTTTAGAAACTTTTTTAAACCCAACAAAGAGAAAAGCTATTTTGACCTTAAAAAAGAGTGTCGTAATGCAATTAAGATTTTAAATGCCACCTTACAACATCACAACATTAATTTACAGCTGTTCTCTTCTAAAGATATGATTGCTTACGGTTATGCCAACGAGTTTTCACAAGTCGTTTTAAATATAATCTCTAACGCAAAAGATGTGTTACTGGAGAGAAAAATCCAAAAACCACGTATTGAAATACATATTTATAAAGATGAACACTCTGTTCATTGTGAAATCAATGATAATGCAGGTGGTATTTCACTTGAATACATTGATCGAATCTTTGAACCCTATTTTACCACCAAAGAGCTCAATGGAACAGGCATTGGTCTATACATTGCAAAAGAGATTATTCATAAACACATGAAAGGTACACTCAAAGTTAAAAACAGTGATAAAGGTGCTGTATTTATTATATCTGTACCAAAAGGAGACTCCTTGTGCAACCATTGA
- a CDS encoding bifunctional protein-serine/threonine kinase/phosphatase gives MQSSLQITYAAYSNKGVKNINQDFCDIFIPKEPFLTTKGIALCMADGISSSSVSQEASQVSVQSFLEDYYCTSEAWSVKNSVMKVMHATNSWLYAKNRENQYHYEKDSGFVCTFTGLVLKSTTAHLFHVGDIRIYRLRGNSLEQLTTDHRTWISKDKSYLARAMGIDSVIHSDYEAFSLEKGDVFLLMTDGVYEFIELNGLIDMLQASQDDFNDIAKEIIHKAMQNGSDDNLTLQILRVDNLPKKEANEIQNEIYEKPIPEFLNEGDLFDGFEVLSVLHTNSRSHVYLVKEIHSAEKMVLKTPAHTRRDDMAYLESFLLEDWIAKRIDNKHVLKACEIDRPKNYLYILTHHIKGETLTQWMRDNPNPTLQEVRGIVRQIAKGLQAFHSLEMVHQDLRPENILINKDGVVTLLDFGSTKVEGILEIDSFNTQHHLQGTVLYSAPEYFLEEEGTAKSDIFSLAVIIYQMLSGDFPYGTNVAKSTTKSAQNRLKYQPLIYKNIKVPQWFEEALKKALSINVHNRYGLLSEFMHDLEKPNKNLIHHRKPAIMQKDPVLFWQSLAILLGLSHLIVYWLNHAA, from the coding sequence ATGCAAAGCAGTTTACAAATTACATATGCAGCGTATTCCAACAAAGGGGTTAAAAATATCAATCAAGACTTTTGTGATATTTTTATTCCTAAAGAGCCTTTTCTTACGACCAAAGGAATTGCTCTTTGTATGGCAGATGGGATCAGCAGCAGCTCTGTCAGCCAAGAAGCCAGCCAAGTGAGTGTTCAATCTTTTTTGGAGGATTATTATTGCACCAGTGAAGCGTGGAGTGTGAAAAATTCTGTGATGAAAGTGATGCATGCAACCAATTCATGGTTGTATGCAAAAAACAGAGAGAACCAATACCATTATGAAAAAGACAGTGGATTTGTATGTACGTTCACTGGTTTGGTTTTAAAATCAACCACTGCACACCTTTTTCATGTTGGGGATATTCGTATTTATAGATTAAGAGGAAACAGTTTAGAGCAGTTAACCACAGACCATCGAACATGGATCAGCAAAGATAAAAGTTATTTGGCCAGAGCCATGGGGATTGATTCGGTTATTCACAGCGATTATGAAGCTTTTTCTTTGGAAAAAGGAGATGTTTTTTTACTTATGACCGATGGGGTCTATGAGTTTATAGAACTGAATGGTCTCATTGATATGTTACAAGCTTCTCAGGATGACTTCAATGACATTGCAAAAGAGATAATTCATAAAGCGATGCAAAATGGCAGTGATGATAACCTTACTTTGCAAATATTAAGAGTTGATAATTTGCCCAAGAAAGAGGCCAATGAGATTCAAAATGAGATTTATGAAAAACCCATACCTGAATTTTTAAATGAAGGAGACTTGTTTGATGGCTTTGAAGTTTTAAGTGTTTTACACACCAACAGTCGAAGTCATGTCTATTTGGTTAAAGAGATCCATTCTGCAGAGAAAATGGTGCTTAAAACACCTGCGCATACCAGAAGAGATGACATGGCATATTTAGAGAGTTTTCTGCTTGAAGATTGGATTGCCAAACGAATTGATAATAAACATGTTCTCAAAGCGTGTGAAATTGATCGACCTAAAAACTATCTTTATATTTTAACACACCATATAAAAGGGGAAACCTTGACTCAATGGATGCGAGATAACCCTAACCCTACATTGCAAGAAGTAAGAGGGATTGTGAGACAAATTGCCAAAGGTTTACAAGCATTTCATTCGCTAGAAATGGTGCATCAAGATTTGAGACCTGAAAATATTTTAATCAATAAAGATGGAGTGGTTACTCTCCTTGATTTTGGTTCAACCAAAGTAGAAGGGATCCTTGAAATTGACAGTTTTAATACGCAACATCATCTGCAAGGAACAGTTTTGTATTCAGCACCAGAGTACTTTTTAGAAGAGGAGGGAACGGCCAAATCGGACATCTTTTCATTGGCTGTTATCATTTATCAAATGTTGAGTGGTGATTTTCCTTATGGCACCAATGTAGCTAAATCAACAACCAAATCAGCACAAAACAGATTGAAATATCAACCTTTAATTTATAAAAACATCAAAGTACCGCAATGGTTTGAAGAGGCATTAAAAAAGGCCTTAAGTATTAATGTACACAATCGTTATGGTTTGCTCTCAGAGTTTATGCATGATTTGGAAAAACCCAATAAAAATTTGATTCATCATCGTAAGCCTGCAATCATGCAAAAAGACCCTGTGTTGTTTTGGCAAAGTCTGGCGATTTTATTGGGCTTAAGTCATCTGATTGTGTATTGGCTCAATCACGCTGCATAA
- a CDS encoding formate/nitrite transporter family protein yields MAYIEPNEFATKMVDAGEQKVFMSTKDTLIRAYMAGAILALAAVFAITVAMKSGSPILGACLFPVGFIMLYLMKFDLLTGVFTLVPLAWIDKRPGVTFGQILRNWGLVALGNFGGAFTVAVMMAYVFTFGFNTDGGAIAIKVASIGEARTLGYASYGVDGWITVFIRGMLCNWMVSMGVVGAMISTSVSGKWLAMWMPIMLFFFMGFEHSIVNMFLFPFSLIMGGDFTISDYILWNELPVALGNMVGGLFFVGLMIYYTHVKTGGKRVLKKAVKSSGAQKVA; encoded by the coding sequence ATGGCTTATATTGAACCCAATGAGTTTGCCACGAAAATGGTTGATGCTGGTGAACAAAAGGTATTTATGTCGACAAAAGACACATTAATCAGAGCTTATATGGCCGGTGCAATTTTAGCATTGGCTGCAGTTTTTGCAATCACCGTTGCAATGAAGTCAGGATCACCTATTTTAGGAGCGTGTCTGTTCCCTGTTGGTTTTATTATGTTGTATTTAATGAAATTTGACCTTTTAACAGGTGTGTTTACTCTTGTGCCTTTGGCATGGATTGATAAAAGACCGGGAGTCACCTTTGGACAAATCTTAAGAAATTGGGGATTGGTCGCATTGGGTAATTTTGGTGGTGCCTTTACTGTAGCAGTAATGATGGCATATGTCTTTACCTTTGGTTTTAATACCGATGGAGGTGCCATTGCTATAAAAGTTGCCAGTATCGGTGAAGCAAGAACACTGGGATATGCCTCATATGGAGTTGATGGATGGATTACCGTGTTTATTCGAGGGATGTTGTGTAACTGGATGGTCTCTATGGGAGTTGTTGGTGCAATGATTTCCACTTCTGTATCTGGGAAATGGCTTGCTATGTGGATGCCAATCATGCTCTTCTTTTTTATGGGGTTTGAACACTCAATTGTAAATATGTTTTTATTTCCTTTCTCGCTTATCATGGGTGGAGATTTTACCATCTCAGATTATATTTTATGGAATGAATTGCCTGTAGCACTTGGTAATATGGTTGGAGGTCTCTTTTTTGTTGGTTTGATGATTTATTATACTCATGTGAAAACAGGAGGAAAAAGAGTTTTGAAAAAAGCAGTTAAGAGTTCAGGTGCACAAAAAGTAGCATAA